In Paramormyrops kingsleyae isolate MSU_618 chromosome 13, PKINGS_0.4, whole genome shotgun sequence, a single window of DNA contains:
- the LOC140578103 gene encoding uncharacterized protein, whose product MAYRYQEWTDGVHNFDDHTLLSIYMCHFLRNTLQTHQAVGSAMDVLEKTSGKTYPSRERVLQAYLSFEALSDLGYTYACVSCGYHPVSVVMDLHEKGVFRMPVSSIEEPSQTFDGKATSQTHLSSIPVTIAGLRGLVLTQEIGMLYSTLNTKKCILLVVQRRNLSLTTEDRLTDELLKVNMEAVRALCRQCGIDPKGSRMDLVTRLQQEMKQNNHFLDMMTPSSHVFLMQNILYHYNNARNSRTIESMKKRLGKGVDIQLNSNGQTVLAPAEAPAEQAQTTTAAPAHGMTTAASPGDLPVCSDDCWGLPHLEHTSARSEIRDSELDNVLDRTKPATELMGKSRHHCFIKMGLPNLGIKGTVGSKYCKLLL is encoded by the exons atggcatatcgataccaggagtggactgatggtgtccacaatttcgatgaccacacacttctgtccatatacatgtgccattttctacgcaatacacttcag actcatcaggcagtagggagtgccatggatgtgttggagaagacctctggtaaaacctatccatccagggaaagggtcctgcaggcttatttaagctttgaagcactgtcagacctcggttacacatatgcttgtgtatcgtgtggttatcatccagtatctgttgtgatggaccttcatgagaagggcgtttttcgcatgcctg tgagcagcattgaggaaccatctcagacttttgatggaaag gcaacaagtcaaacccatttgtcgtccatcccagttaccatagctgggctccgtggattggtcctcacacaagagatagggatgttgtactcaacactgaatacaaaaaagtgtattctgcttgtagtgcaaaggaggaatctgagtttaaccacagaggaccgactgactgatgaacttcttaaggtcaac atggaagctgtgcgtgctctgtgccgacagtgtggcatagaccccaaaggctcacggatggacctggtaacgagacttcaacaagaaatgaagcaaaacaatcattttctcgacatgatgactccctcatcgcatgtctttttgatgcaaaatattttgtatcactacaacaatgctagaaattcaagaactatagaaagcatgaagaagagattgggcaaaggagtggacatacagttaaattccaatggtcagacagttttgg caccagctgaagcaccagccgaacaagcacaaacaacaacagcagcaccagctcatggtatgacaactgcagcatcccctg gagatctaccagtgtgcagtgatgactgctggggactaccacatctggagcacacaagtgcccgatcggaaatcagagactcagag cttgatAATGTGCTGGATCGCACAAAACCAGCTACTGAGTTGATGGGGAAAAGTAGGCATCACTGTTTTATCAAGATGGGACTTCCTAACCTTGGGATTAAAGGAACAGTTGGAAGCAAGT ATTGCAAATTGTTGCTTTGA